Proteins found in one Chlamydia pneumoniae TW-183 genomic segment:
- a CDS encoding nucleoside deaminase yields the protein MNMEKDIFFMQQAFKEARKAYDQDEVPVGCVIVKDDKIIARAHNSVEKLKDATAHAEILCIGSAAQDLDNWRLLDTVLYCTLEPCLMCAGAIQLARIPRIVWAAPDVRLGAGGSWVNIFTEEHPFHTVSCTGGVCSEEAEHLMKKFFVEKRREKSEK from the coding sequence ATCAATATGGAAAAAGATATTTTTTTTATGCAACAAGCCTTCAAAGAAGCGCGTAAGGCATATGATCAGGATGAAGTTCCTGTGGGCTGTGTGATTGTCAAAGACGATAAGATCATTGCTCGTGCGCATAATTCAGTGGAGAAGCTTAAGGATGCTACAGCCCATGCTGAAATTTTATGTATAGGGTCTGCGGCCCAAGATTTAGATAATTGGCGTTTGTTGGATACCGTCCTTTACTGTACGTTAGAGCCGTGTTTGATGTGTGCGGGTGCGATTCAATTGGCTAGAATTCCTAGAATTGTCTGGGCAGCTCCAGACGTGCGTTTAGGAGCAGGAGGAAGTTGGGTCAATATCTTTACTGAAGAGCATCCTTTCCATACGGTTTCTTGTACTGGGGGCGTGTGTAGCGAGGAGGCAGAGCATCTAATGAAAAAATTTTTTGTAGAAAAGCGCAGAGAGAAAAGTGAAAAATAA
- the ftsH gene encoding ATP-dependent zinc metalloprotease FtsH, with product MSKDKKMKPEPKKNFPTVFFFLLFGVVFGVVAFQNFLAGKKARVGFSHQIEHLVNLRLIVPEDSHKIALNDNLVSFGGRFRDVQTQEGQLRYHYLELIDQGHRLDLDLQETSKSLTTLGKEVTNSILWFSAISGSPIPEQGYAISYPSEVSGSVLTEPLVVTGPATPQLINLHSLQERYPTLSRSPEALRTYGSDLYELIGKYLSPVLGIGSETLKRELKDLYQQVEVSLTQETDTEAAYTLYGQVLSTLNRISSSLVVSEGGERFSQLRSVRLYREEWNKYHKLVEARDLNQAQLEKLRGELSQTVWYFNNQELSSRSLEKQDPEVFGHWFAGAKEEWTAFKFNHSLSFKAPDQPRNLVLEKTFKSQEPSPHYLGYLFTFLPIILVLLFVYLVFSRQMRGMSGSAMSFGKSPARMLLKGQNKVTFADVAGIEEAKEELIEIVDFLKNPNKFTSLGGRIPKGVLLIGPPGTGKTLIAKAVSGEADRPFFSIAGSDFVEMFVGVGASRIRDMFEQAKRNAPCIIFIDEIDAVGRHRGAGIGGGHDEREQTLNQLLVEMDGFGTNEGVILMAATNRPDVLDKALLRPGRFDRRVVMNLPDIKGRFEILMVHAKRIKLDPTVDLMAVARSTPGASGADLENLLNEAALLAARKDRTAVTAVDVAEARDKVLYGKERRSLEMDAEERKTTAYHESGHAVVGLCVQHGDPVDKVTIIPRGLSLGATHFLPEKNKLSYWKKELYDQLAVLMGGRAAEEIFLGDISSGAQQDISQATKLVRSMVCEWGMSPQLGNVTYDERSDGLTGYGGYHEKSYSEETAKTIDTELRMLLDAAYQRALDIINEHKAEIELMTQMLIEFETLDSKDVKEIMDHTWDPEKKRARLKEEGMLFKKSSDDLPPPPPKEDTLPGLGFNAT from the coding sequence ATGTCGAAAGATAAGAAAATGAAACCTGAACCGAAAAAAAATTTCCCTACAGTCTTTTTTTTTCTTTTGTTTGGCGTGGTTTTTGGTGTAGTCGCATTTCAAAATTTTCTAGCTGGAAAGAAGGCTAGAGTCGGTTTCAGTCATCAAATCGAGCACCTTGTTAACTTACGTCTGATTGTTCCAGAAGATAGCCATAAGATAGCTCTTAATGACAACTTAGTTTCTTTTGGCGGACGTTTTCGTGATGTCCAAACTCAAGAAGGACAACTACGTTATCATTATCTAGAGCTTATTGATCAGGGCCATCGGTTAGACCTTGATCTTCAAGAGACGAGCAAGAGTCTTACGACCTTAGGGAAAGAGGTCACGAATTCCATACTTTGGTTTTCTGCAATTTCTGGATCCCCGATTCCTGAACAAGGGTATGCCATTTCTTATCCGAGTGAAGTCAGCGGCTCTGTATTGACAGAACCTCTCGTTGTTACAGGACCTGCAACTCCACAGCTAATCAATCTCCACTCTCTGCAGGAGCGTTATCCTACACTATCACGATCTCCAGAAGCTTTACGCACCTATGGATCCGATCTTTATGAGTTAATAGGAAAATATCTATCTCCTGTTTTAGGAATAGGATCTGAGACGCTAAAAAGAGAACTTAAAGATCTCTACCAGCAAGTGGAAGTCTCCTTAACTCAGGAGACGGATACGGAAGCAGCCTACACCCTTTATGGGCAGGTTCTTAGTACTTTGAACAGGATCTCTTCTTCTTTAGTCGTGTCTGAGGGAGGAGAACGTTTTTCTCAACTCCGTTCTGTACGTCTCTATCGGGAGGAGTGGAATAAGTATCATAAATTGGTGGAAGCGCGCGATCTGAATCAAGCGCAACTAGAGAAGCTCCGTGGTGAATTAAGCCAGACAGTTTGGTATTTTAATAACCAAGAGCTCTCCTCCCGTAGTTTAGAGAAACAAGATCCTGAAGTTTTTGGCCATTGGTTTGCCGGGGCTAAGGAAGAGTGGACTGCCTTTAAATTTAACCACTCCCTATCATTTAAAGCTCCAGACCAACCAAGAAATCTCGTTTTAGAGAAAACATTTAAGAGCCAAGAGCCTTCGCCACATTATTTAGGATATCTTTTCACATTCTTACCTATCATCTTAGTTCTACTCTTTGTCTACTTGGTGTTCTCTCGTCAGATGAGAGGCATGAGTGGTTCTGCAATGTCTTTCGGGAAATCCCCAGCGCGGATGCTCCTTAAGGGACAGAATAAGGTTACCTTTGCTGATGTTGCTGGTATCGAGGAAGCTAAAGAAGAGCTCATCGAGATTGTTGACTTCTTGAAAAATCCTAATAAGTTTACCAGTTTAGGGGGGCGTATTCCTAAAGGAGTCCTCTTGATAGGACCTCCAGGAACAGGAAAGACTTTGATAGCTAAGGCTGTATCTGGAGAGGCGGACCGTCCCTTTTTCTCCATTGCTGGTTCTGATTTTGTTGAGATGTTCGTTGGAGTCGGTGCTAGCCGTATCCGTGATATGTTTGAGCAAGCAAAACGTAATGCTCCCTGCATTATCTTTATTGATGAAATTGATGCTGTAGGACGTCATCGTGGTGCCGGTATTGGTGGTGGTCATGATGAAAGAGAACAGACATTAAACCAGCTTCTTGTAGAAATGGATGGGTTTGGCACCAATGAAGGTGTCATTCTTATGGCTGCAACAAACCGTCCTGATGTCCTAGATAAGGCTCTATTGCGCCCAGGACGTTTCGATCGACGTGTTGTAATGAACCTTCCTGATATTAAGGGACGTTTTGAGATTCTTATGGTACATGCCAAGAGAATCAAGTTAGATCCTACTGTAGATCTTATGGCCGTGGCTAGAAGTACCCCAGGAGCTTCTGGAGCAGATTTAGAGAATTTATTAAATGAGGCTGCCTTATTAGCAGCACGTAAGGATCGAACTGCAGTGACTGCTGTTGATGTCGCTGAAGCTCGTGATAAAGTTCTCTATGGTAAAGAGCGTAGAAGCTTAGAGATGGATGCCGAAGAGAGAAAAACTACAGCGTATCATGAGTCTGGTCATGCCGTTGTAGGGCTTTGTGTACAGCATGGAGATCCTGTAGATAAAGTTACAATCATTCCAAGAGGGCTCTCTTTAGGAGCTACTCATTTCCTACCAGAGAAAAACAAGCTCAGCTATTGGAAAAAAGAACTTTACGACCAGCTCGCAGTGTTGATGGGAGGTCGTGCTGCTGAGGAGATTTTCCTCGGAGACATTTCTAGCGGTGCTCAGCAAGATATATCTCAGGCTACAAAGTTAGTGCGTAGTATGGTTTGTGAATGGGGAATGAGTCCTCAGCTAGGAAATGTGACTTATGATGAGCGTTCCGATGGCTTGACAGGCTACGGTGGTTATCATGAAAAGAGCTATTCAGAAGAAACAGCAAAAACTATCGATACAGAATTGAGAATGCTTCTAGATGCGGCATACCAACGTGCGTTAGATATTATTAATGAGCATAAGGCAGAAATAGAGCTTATGACTCAGATGCTCATTGAATTCGAAACTCTTGATTCTAAAGATGTGAAAGAAATTATGGACCATACTTGGGATCCTGAGAAGAAGAGAGCACGTCTAAAAGAAGAAGGGATGCTATTTAAAAAGTCTTCCGACGATCTTCCTCCTCCTCCTCCCAAGGAAGACACTCTACCTGGTTTGGGGTTTAATGCTACGTAG
- a CDS encoding CT847 family type III secretion system effector, with protein sequence MSIQPVSNTTTKADKVIPDSTKVISDSITINKQSAFYFCISVMLRLSESTTEYGKSILAVLEDNTIVQQQRVKELINLPLLKVPDLQKKDGSDDEYKNQNEIQAYQSSNQQISANRQMIQQELSSAQQRAQANQKSVNSTTIESMQILQATSSMLSTLKELTIKANLTNSPSD encoded by the coding sequence ATGTCGATACAACCCGTCTCTAATACAACAACTAAAGCCGATAAAGTGATTCCTGATTCTACAAAAGTAATTTCTGACTCCATCACAATTAACAAACAGTCTGCATTCTACTTTTGCATCTCCGTCATGCTTCGGCTCTCTGAATCCACAACAGAGTACGGCAAATCAATCTTAGCCGTACTAGAAGATAATACAATAGTCCAACAGCAAAGAGTGAAAGAGCTCATTAACCTCCCCTTACTTAAAGTACCCGATCTACAGAAAAAAGATGGAAGCGATGACGAATATAAGAACCAAAATGAAATCCAAGCCTACCAAAGCTCAAACCAACAGATCTCAGCAAATCGTCAAATGATACAACAGGAGCTCTCCTCGGCACAACAAAGAGCACAGGCAAACCAAAAGTCTGTAAACTCAACAACCATAGAATCCATGCAAATTCTACAAGCCACCAGCTCCATGCTCTCTACCCTAAAGGAACTAACAATCAAGGCAAATCTAACGAACTCACCCTCTGACTAA
- the pnp gene encoding polyribonucleotide nucleotidyltransferase, translating to MNFQTISINLTEGKILVFETGKIARQANGAVLVRSGETCVFASACAVDLDDKVDFLPLRVDYQEKFSSTGKTLGGFIKREGRPSEKEILVSRLIDRSLRPSFPYRLMQDVQVLSYVWSYDGQVLPDPLAICAASAALAISDIPQSNIVAGVRIGCIDNQWVINPTKTELASSTLDLVLAGTENAILMIEGHCDFFTEEQVLDAIEFGHKHIVTICKRLQLWQEEIGKSKNLSAVYPLPAEVLTAVKECAQDKFTELFNIKDKKVHAATAHEIEENILEKLQREDDDLFSSFNIKAACKTLKSDTMRALIRDREIRADGRSLTTVRPITIETSYLPRTHGSCLFTRGETQTLAVCTLGSEAMAQRYEDLNGEGLSKFYLQYFFPPFSVGEVGRIGSPGRREIGHGKLAEKALSHALPDSATFPYTIRIESNITESNGSSSMASVCGGCLALMDAGVPISSPIAGIAMGLILDDQGAIILSDISGLEDHLGDMDFKIAGSGKGITAFQMDIKVEGITPAIMKKALSQAKQGCNDILNIMNEALSAPKADLSQYAPRIETMQIKPTKIASVIGPGGKQIRQIIEETGVQIDVNDLGVVSISASSASAINKAKEIIEGLVGEVEVGKTYRGRVTSVVAFGAFVEVLPGKEGLCHISECSRQRIENISDVVKEGDIIDVKLLSINEKGQLKLSHKATLE from the coding sequence ATGAATTTTCAAACTATTTCTATTAATCTGACCGAAGGTAAAATATTGGTGTTTGAAACAGGGAAAATTGCTCGTCAAGCTAACGGAGCTGTTCTTGTCCGTTCAGGGGAAACCTGTGTTTTTGCAAGTGCATGCGCTGTAGATCTTGATGACAAAGTAGACTTTCTTCCTTTACGAGTGGACTACCAAGAAAAATTCTCTTCCACAGGGAAAACTCTTGGTGGATTTATAAAAAGAGAAGGACGCCCCTCTGAAAAAGAAATTTTAGTTTCTCGATTGATTGATCGGTCTCTACGTCCTTCCTTCCCCTACCGACTCATGCAAGATGTGCAAGTTTTATCTTATGTATGGTCGTATGACGGTCAAGTTTTACCTGATCCTCTTGCTATCTGCGCAGCATCTGCTGCTTTAGCAATTTCAGATATTCCACAGAGCAACATTGTTGCTGGAGTACGGATTGGATGTATTGATAACCAATGGGTCATCAATCCTACAAAAACTGAGTTAGCATCCTCTACTTTAGATCTTGTATTAGCTGGAACAGAAAACGCTATTCTAATGATAGAAGGTCATTGCGATTTCTTTACCGAAGAGCAAGTACTTGATGCCATAGAATTTGGTCACAAGCATATTGTTACCATCTGTAAAAGATTACAGTTGTGGCAAGAAGAAATTGGAAAATCTAAAAATCTAAGTGCTGTATATCCTCTTCCTGCAGAAGTTTTAACAGCTGTGAAAGAGTGTGCGCAAGACAAGTTTACTGAACTCTTTAATATTAAAGATAAAAAAGTACATGCAGCTACTGCGCATGAGATTGAAGAAAATATTTTAGAAAAATTACAGCGCGAAGATGATGATCTTTTCTCTTCTTTTAACATCAAAGCGGCATGTAAAACTTTAAAATCTGACACGATGCGTGCTCTCATAAGAGATAGAGAGATCCGTGCAGATGGACGTTCTTTAACTACAGTCCGTCCTATTACTATTGAAACTTCTTACCTTCCTCGTACTCACGGAAGCTGCCTCTTCACTCGTGGAGAGACTCAGACACTTGCGGTATGTACTTTAGGCAGTGAGGCAATGGCTCAACGCTATGAGGATTTGAATGGTGAAGGACTTTCAAAATTTTACTTACAATACTTCTTCCCTCCCTTCTCTGTTGGAGAGGTAGGAAGAATCGGCTCTCCAGGAAGGAGAGAAATTGGCCATGGCAAATTGGCAGAGAAGGCTTTAAGTCATGCTCTTCCTGATAGCGCTACATTTCCCTATACCATCCGTATAGAATCTAATATTACAGAATCTAATGGTTCTTCATCCATGGCTTCTGTATGTGGCGGTTGCCTCGCTCTTATGGACGCTGGCGTCCCTATTTCTTCTCCTATTGCAGGAATTGCTATGGGATTGATCCTTGATGATCAAGGAGCGATTATCCTTTCTGATATTTCCGGTCTTGAAGATCACCTTGGAGACATGGACTTTAAAATAGCAGGGAGTGGTAAAGGAATTACAGCCTTCCAAATGGATATCAAAGTTGAAGGAATCACTCCAGCTATCATGAAGAAAGCTCTTTCCCAAGCGAAGCAAGGGTGTAATGATATTTTAAATATTATGAACGAAGCCCTTTCAGCTCCCAAAGCAGACCTATCTCAATACGCGCCTCGTATTGAAACAATGCAAATTAAACCAACAAAAATTGCTTCAGTAATTGGGCCGGGAGGCAAGCAAATCCGTCAGATCATTGAAGAGACTGGCGTCCAAATTGATGTTAACGACTTAGGAGTTGTTAGCATCTCTGCGTCCTCAGCATCAGCTATCAATAAAGCTAAAGAAATCATTGAAGGTTTAGTTGGAGAAGTTGAAGTTGGAAAAACCTACAGAGGTCGCGTAACTTCCGTAGTTGCGTTTGGAGCCTTTGTTGAAGTTCTCCCCGGAAAAGAAGGACTCTGCCACATCTCTGAGTGTTCTAGACAGCGAATAGAAAATATAAGTGATGTTGTTAAGGAAGGCGATATCATTGATGTAAAACTCTTAAGCATCAATGAAAAAGGTCAACTTAAGTTGAGCCATAAAGCAACTCTAGAATAA
- a CDS encoding LptF/LptG family permease gives MLIWKRHLLTRFWFALTSLLVLALIFYASIHHSLHTLKGASTAASGASVKLSILYYLAQISLKAEFLMPQLVAVATTSTLFAMQNKREIILLQASGLSLKSLMHPLLLSGAVIMMVLYANFQWLHPICEKISITKENMDRGTTDKEQGKIPALYLKDQTVLLYSSIEPKTLTLNNVFWIKDPKTIYTMEKLAFTTLSLPIGLNVTQFFANDSENLELKEFFDMKEFPEIEFNFYENPFSKLFSAGNKNRLSEFFKAIPWNATGLGLSTQVPQRILSLLAQFYYVLISPLACMAAIILSAYLCLRFSRTPTVTLAYLIPLGTVNIFFVFLKAGIVLASSSVLPTLPVMAFPLIVLFLLTNYAYAKLQ, from the coding sequence ATGTTGATTTGGAAACGCCACTTACTCACTAGATTTTGGTTTGCACTTACCTCTCTTTTGGTACTTGCTCTTATATTCTATGCTTCCATTCATCACTCTTTGCATACCCTTAAAGGGGCCTCTACAGCTGCTTCTGGAGCTTCTGTCAAGCTCTCTATATTGTACTACCTAGCACAGATTTCGTTAAAAGCAGAGTTCCTCATGCCTCAGCTTGTTGCAGTAGCAACAACAAGCACGCTTTTTGCTATGCAAAATAAGCGAGAAATTATTCTTCTACAAGCTTCTGGTCTCTCCTTAAAATCTCTAATGCATCCTCTTCTCCTTTCGGGAGCTGTGATCATGATGGTGCTCTATGCGAATTTCCAGTGGTTGCATCCTATTTGCGAGAAAATCTCTATTACTAAAGAAAATATGGATAGAGGCACGACAGATAAAGAGCAGGGAAAAATTCCTGCTCTTTACCTCAAAGATCAAACAGTACTCTTATATTCTTCTATTGAGCCTAAGACGCTTACTTTAAATAATGTCTTCTGGATCAAAGATCCTAAAACCATTTACACCATGGAAAAGTTAGCGTTCACCACCCTCTCTCTTCCGATTGGTTTAAATGTCACACAATTTTTCGCTAATGATTCAGAAAATCTTGAGCTTAAGGAGTTTTTCGATATGAAGGAGTTTCCTGAGATCGAGTTTAATTTCTATGAAAATCCTTTTTCCAAGCTATTTTCTGCAGGGAATAAAAACCGTCTTTCAGAATTTTTCAAGGCCATCCCTTGGAACGCTACAGGTTTAGGACTCTCGACACAAGTGCCACAAAGGATTCTTTCTCTTCTGGCTCAATTCTATTACGTCTTAATTTCACCACTTGCCTGTATGGCGGCTATCATTTTATCTGCCTATCTCTGTTTGAGATTTAGTAGAACACCAACGGTCACTCTAGCCTATTTGATCCCTTTAGGGACGGTAAATATTTTCTTTGTCTTCCTAAAGGCGGGAATCGTCTTAGCCAGTAGCAGCGTTCTTCCCACACTTCCTGTGATGGCTTTTCCTCTTATAGTACTCTTTCTACTTACAAATTATGCTTATGCGAAACTTCAGTGA
- the rpsO gene encoding 30S ribosomal protein S15, translating to MSLDKGTKEEITKKFQLHEKDTGSADVQIAILTEHIAELKEHLKRSPKDQNSRLALLKLVGQRRKLLEYLNSTDTERYKNLITRLNLRK from the coding sequence ATGTCTTTGGATAAAGGAACTAAGGAAGAAATCACAAAGAAGTTTCAACTTCATGAAAAGGATACAGGATCGGCAGATGTACAAATTGCTATTCTCACGGAACATATCGCAGAATTGAAAGAACATCTTAAAAGATCCCCTAAAGACCAAAACTCCCGCTTAGCATTGCTTAAGCTTGTTGGTCAAAGGAGAAAGCTCTTGGAGTATCTTAATTCTACAGATACCGAAAGGTACAAAAATTTAATTACAAGATTGAATCTACGTAAGTAG
- a CDS encoding phenylalanine--tRNA ligase subunit alpha, whose protein sequence is MEMKEEIEAVKQQFHSELDQVNSSQALADLKVRYLGKKGIFRSFSEKLKQCTDKAKLGSLINDFKTYVEDLLQEKSLVLLASEQAEAFSKEKIDSSLPGDSQPSGGRHILKSILDDVVDIFVHLGFCVREAPNIESEANNFTLLNFTEDHPARQMHDTFYLNATTVLRTHTSNVQARELKKQQPPIKVVAPGLCFRNEDISARSHVLFHQVEAFYVDHNVTFSDLTAILSAFYHSFFQRKTELRFRHSYFPFVEPGIEVDVSCECCGKGCALCKHTGWLEVAGAGMIHPQVLRNGNVDPEIYSGYAVGMGIERLAMLKYGVSDIRLFSENDLRFLQQFS, encoded by the coding sequence ATGGAAATGAAAGAAGAGATTGAAGCTGTAAAGCAGCAATTTCACTCTGAGTTAGATCAGGTGAACTCTTCTCAGGCACTTGCAGATCTTAAGGTCCGCTACTTAGGAAAAAAAGGAATTTTTCGGAGTTTCTCAGAAAAATTAAAGCAATGTACAGATAAGGCAAAACTAGGTTCCCTTATCAACGACTTTAAAACTTATGTAGAGGATCTTTTACAAGAAAAAAGCCTTGTGCTTCTTGCTTCAGAACAAGCCGAAGCCTTTTCTAAAGAAAAAATAGATAGCTCTCTCCCTGGAGATTCTCAACCTTCTGGGGGAAGACACATTTTAAAAAGTATCCTCGATGATGTTGTCGATATTTTTGTTCACCTAGGATTTTGTGTTCGAGAAGCCCCTAACATCGAAAGTGAAGCCAATAATTTTACCTTACTCAACTTCACTGAAGATCATCCTGCTAGACAGATGCATGATACTTTCTATCTAAATGCTACAACAGTACTGCGAACACACACATCAAACGTACAGGCTCGTGAACTAAAGAAACAACAACCTCCAATCAAAGTTGTTGCCCCCGGCCTATGTTTTCGTAACGAAGATATTTCTGCACGTTCTCATGTGCTCTTCCATCAAGTGGAAGCTTTTTATGTAGATCACAATGTAACGTTTTCGGACTTGACTGCAATCCTCAGTGCATTCTACCATTCCTTCTTCCAAAGGAAAACAGAGTTACGTTTTAGACATAGCTACTTTCCTTTTGTTGAGCCAGGTATAGAAGTAGATGTCTCTTGTGAATGTTGTGGCAAAGGATGTGCCCTTTGCAAACATACAGGTTGGCTGGAAGTTGCGGGAGCGGGAATGATTCATCCCCAAGTACTACGTAACGGAAATGTTGATCCTGAAATCTATTCTGGGTATGCTGTTGGCATGGGAATCGAAAGATTGGCAATGTTAAAATATGGCGTCTCCGATATCCGACTTTTTAGTGAAAACGATTTAAGGTTTTTACAACAATTCTCTTAA
- the tilS gene encoding tRNA lysidine(34) synthetase TilS, whose protein sequence is MVLSSDLLRDDKQLDLFFASLDVKKRYLLALSGGSDSLFLFYLLKERGVSFTAVHIDHGWRSTSAQEAKELEELCAREGVPFVLYTLTAEEQGDKDLENQARKKRYAFLYESYRQLDAGGIFLAHHANDQAETVLKRLLESAHLTNLKAMAERSYVEDVLLLRPLLHIPKSSLKEALDARGISYLQDPSNEDERYLRARMRKKLFPWLEEVFGKNITFPLLTLGEESAELSEYLEKQAQPFFSAATHQDSQGELPCPDCLIQQAFLCKWVMKKFFNNAGIAVSRHFLQMVYDHLSRSSCATLRMRNKIVIIKPGVVVID, encoded by the coding sequence ATGGTACTAAGCTCAGATTTACTCCGTGATGATAAGCAATTAGATCTTTTTTTTGCTTCTTTAGATGTAAAAAAAAGATATTTGCTTGCTCTTTCTGGAGGAAGCGACTCTCTTTTTCTTTTTTATCTACTTAAAGAGCGAGGGGTTTCCTTTACTGCGGTACATATAGATCATGGTTGGAGGTCTACCTCTGCTCAAGAAGCTAAAGAGTTAGAGGAACTTTGCGCTCGTGAAGGTGTTCCCTTCGTTCTATATACTTTGACTGCTGAAGAGCAAGGAGATAAAGATTTAGAGAATCAGGCAAGAAAGAAACGGTATGCTTTTCTTTATGAATCCTATCGACAATTAGATGCGGGAGGAATTTTCCTCGCTCATCATGCCAATGATCAAGCAGAAACGGTCTTAAAACGTTTGTTAGAAAGCGCCCATTTGACTAATCTCAAAGCTATGGCGGAAAGATCATACGTTGAAGATGTGTTACTTTTACGACCTTTGTTACATATTCCTAAAAGCTCGTTGAAAGAAGCTCTAGACGCTCGCGGTATTTCTTATTTGCAAGATCCTTCAAATGAAGATGAAAGGTATTTAAGAGCGAGGATGCGGAAAAAACTTTTCCCTTGGCTTGAAGAGGTCTTTGGAAAAAATATTACCTTTCCTTTACTAACTTTAGGTGAAGAATCAGCAGAACTATCCGAGTATCTTGAGAAGCAGGCACAACCATTTTTTTCTGCCGCTACCCATCAAGATTCTCAAGGAGAGCTTCCCTGTCCAGACTGCCTCATTCAACAAGCGTTTTTATGCAAATGGGTTATGAAGAAATTTTTTAATAATGCTGGAATTGCTGTTTCAAGGCATTTTTTGCAAATGGTTTATGATCATTTATCTCGGAGTTCTTGCGCAACTTTGCGCATGAGGAATAAGATAGTAATCATAAAACCTGGAGTAGTAGTGATAGATTAG
- a CDS encoding LptF/LptG family permease encodes MPILWKVLIFRYLKTAAFCTLSLICISIISSLQEIVAYIAKDVPYDTVLRLMAYQIPYLLPFILPGSCFVSAFSLFRKLSDNNHMTFLRASGASQSIIMFPVLMVSGAICCLNFYTCSELASICRYQTCKEIANMAMTSPALLLQTLQKKENNRIFIAVDHCAKSKFDNVIVALKGNNEISHVGIIKSIIPDTTKDTVKAKDVVFISKLPDSLTESSSPSSQRFYIETLDELLIPKITSTLFAGKSYLKTRTDYLPWKQLVKQSLKHPHLPETLRRVAIGFLCITLTYAGMILGIHKPRFRKSIALYFIFPILDLILLIVGKNTKNLPLAFMLFVFPQLVSWVVFAARAYRESRGYA; translated from the coding sequence ATGCCTATTTTATGGAAAGTTCTCATTTTCCGTTACTTAAAAACAGCAGCTTTCTGTACCTTAAGCTTAATTTGTATTTCTATAATTAGCTCTCTACAGGAAATTGTTGCCTACATTGCTAAAGACGTTCCTTACGATACAGTCTTACGTTTAATGGCTTACCAAATCCCCTACCTTCTTCCCTTTATTCTCCCTGGCTCTTGTTTTGTCTCAGCATTCTCTCTTTTCCGTAAATTATCAGATAACAACCACATGACGTTTCTAAGAGCGTCTGGAGCTTCTCAAAGCATCATCATGTTTCCTGTTTTGATGGTTTCTGGAGCCATTTGCTGTTTAAACTTTTACACATGCTCAGAGCTTGCTTCAATTTGTCGCTATCAAACATGCAAGGAAATTGCAAACATGGCAATGACATCACCAGCCCTGCTCTTACAGACTCTACAGAAAAAAGAAAACAATCGTATTTTCATCGCTGTAGATCATTGTGCTAAAAGCAAGTTTGACAATGTCATTGTAGCTCTAAAAGGAAATAATGAGATCTCCCATGTGGGAATTATAAAAAGTATCATCCCTGACACTACTAAAGATACTGTAAAAGCTAAGGATGTGGTCTTTATCTCAAAGCTTCCAGACTCGTTAACAGAATCTTCCTCACCATCTTCTCAAAGATTCTATATTGAAACCTTAGATGAATTGCTAATTCCCAAGATTACTTCAACATTGTTTGCAGGAAAATCTTATTTAAAGACACGGACAGACTATCTGCCTTGGAAGCAGCTTGTTAAACAGTCCCTAAAGCACCCGCATCTTCCTGAAACGCTCCGAAGAGTTGCTATTGGTTTTCTCTGTATCACGCTGACGTATGCTGGCATGATCCTTGGAATTCATAAACCTAGATTTCGAAAATCTATAGCTTTATATTTCATTTTCCCTATTTTGGACCTTATTCTGCTTATCGTTGGGAAAAATACAAAAAATCTACCCCTAGCCTTCATGCTATTTGTCTTCCCCCAATTGGTCTCTTGGGTTGTCTTTGCTGCTCGCGCGTATAGGGAAAGTCGAGGGTATGCTTAA